One genomic segment of Stenotrophomonas sp. 704A1 includes these proteins:
- the nudC gene encoding NAD(+) diphosphatase: MPNTLSTLSGFAFVGEPLERADALRDDADALARLWPDARILVLDQDGTAFTGDDDQPLPLTGADIGGGPGAAIFLGLRGEQAWFSLEAAHVTTTAPRRLDLRQAALLWTVADATAFSYARGMSYWQSRTRFCGVCATAVTFARGGFVGRCAQCGTEHYPRVDPAVIVAVENQGRLLLGRQSNWAPRRYSVLAGFVEPGETFEQTVVREVHEESKVRVTACQYLGSQPWPFPGALMIGFRAQAQDDMPTVDGELEDARWFTADEVGAALARDVEDDGEGIRLSPPISISRGLIEHWYRQQQA, encoded by the coding sequence ATGCCCAACACCCTTTCGACGCTTTCCGGTTTTGCCTTCGTGGGCGAACCGTTGGAGCGCGCCGATGCCCTGCGCGATGATGCCGATGCCCTGGCACGCCTGTGGCCGGATGCGCGCATTCTCGTGCTGGACCAGGATGGCACGGCCTTCACCGGCGACGACGACCAGCCGCTGCCGCTGACCGGCGCCGATATCGGTGGCGGCCCTGGCGCTGCGATCTTCCTCGGCCTGCGCGGCGAGCAGGCGTGGTTCTCGCTCGAGGCAGCGCATGTCACCACCACCGCGCCGCGCCGGCTCGACCTGCGCCAGGCGGCGCTGCTGTGGACGGTGGCCGATGCAACCGCCTTCAGCTATGCGCGCGGCATGTCGTACTGGCAGTCGCGCACCCGCTTCTGCGGCGTCTGCGCGACCGCCGTCACGTTCGCCCGTGGCGGCTTCGTCGGCCGCTGCGCGCAGTGCGGTACCGAGCACTACCCGCGTGTCGACCCCGCGGTGATCGTGGCGGTGGAAAACCAGGGCCGGCTGCTGCTGGGCCGCCAGTCCAACTGGGCGCCACGCCGCTACTCGGTACTGGCCGGCTTCGTCGAACCCGGCGAGACCTTCGAACAGACCGTGGTGCGCGAAGTGCACGAGGAGAGCAAGGTGCGGGTGACCGCCTGCCAATACCTCGGTTCGCAGCCGTGGCCGTTCCCCGGTGCCCTGATGATCGGCTTCCGCGCGCAGGCGCAGGACGACATGCCGACCGTGGATGGCGAACTGGAAGATGCGCGCTGGTTTACCGCCGACGAGGTCGGCGCGGCGTTGGCGCGCGATGTCGAGGACGACGGTGAGGGCATCCGGCTGTCCCCGCCGATCTCGATCTCGCGTGGCCTGATCGAGCACTGGTACCGCCAGCAGCAGGCCTGA
- a CDS encoding CD225/dispanin family protein, whose product MSTPQPPQAHSGAIPTYMTPSIILTVASFIVCCLSCVSILGIGTGIVAIVFANKTSKALTLGDIAAAQAASRTAKIWMWVTAGLLILGLLVWIISLATMGVDGYMMQLQQFQQQLENSR is encoded by the coding sequence ATGAGCACCCCGCAACCGCCGCAGGCCCATAGCGGCGCGATCCCGACCTACATGACGCCGTCGATCATCCTGACGGTCGCCTCCTTCATCGTCTGCTGCCTGTCGTGCGTCAGCATCCTCGGCATCGGCACCGGCATCGTGGCCATCGTCTTCGCCAACAAGACCAGCAAGGCGCTGACCCTGGGCGACATCGCCGCAGCCCAGGCCGCATCGCGCACCGCGAAGATCTGGATGTGGGTCACCGCCGGCCTGCTCATCCTGGGTCTGCTGGTCTGGATCATCTCGCTGGCGACCATGGGCGTGGACGGCTACATGATGCAGCTGCAGCAGTTCCAGCAGCAGCTGGAAAACAGCAGGTAA
- a CDS encoding TonB-dependent siderophore receptor produces MLPTRSPRLAALAIALSAACTAHAEAPADTRSATDLDAVKVIAERTHTAAGALGDRALRDTPFAITAVGREQIEQRQVVSLGEAFLLDPSVTTQVSAYASGWSSPIRNRGIDLNYDSYRVNGLQVSSWGTEWPLEVMEQVDLLKGPGGFLYGFGAPGGIVNYITKKPTETPLFSAQLGWREQGIVSGGVDAGGRFGNEQMFGYRFNAFQEKGETFNGGHIDRKVGALSLDARLSDALTWSVDGVFQSRDLREESPQYYFRDLTSPPRPIAGDIDNSVPGTYYDTRSSLLSTTLDWQINSDWKASLSYGVTTSWNDVNKIFAYIDDPNGDYDVNVYELGGKSEWKLAQALLQGSFRTGPLRHQLVAGVSHQTGLGWDRPYEWNLIGRANLYQRHAIRHDAVGSRVMTRGDETVQQAVFASDTVDLGSGWSVLAGWRYNDFETKGRYHTYPVTPTYALMFKPSEAVTLYASYIESLEAGSRVGNSYINAGDVLDPTISKQYEIGAKVEAARWNANLAAFRLERGANIDELTDAGRRLVQDGITLYEGVEASAELHLSDALSVGGGVTWLDPTYDKLSPASAAQEGNRTAGAARWSGVLHATYQLPWVDGLETYAAVRYYGDVWYDADNTLKLPDYTLVNAGIGYRLLASGHPVTLRASVENLANRRYWSNAGVGLPRTFALSVRFDM; encoded by the coding sequence ATGCTGCCCACCCGTTCCCCCCGCCTGGCCGCGCTGGCCATTGCCCTGTCCGCGGCGTGCACCGCACACGCCGAAGCCCCGGCCGATACCCGCAGCGCCACCGACCTGGATGCAGTCAAGGTCATCGCCGAACGCACCCATACCGCCGCTGGCGCGCTGGGTGATCGCGCCCTGCGCGATACACCGTTCGCCATCACCGCGGTGGGCCGCGAACAGATCGAGCAGCGCCAGGTGGTCTCGCTGGGTGAAGCGTTCCTGCTGGACCCGTCGGTGACCACCCAGGTCAGCGCCTATGCCAGCGGCTGGAGCTCGCCGATCCGCAACCGCGGCATCGACCTGAACTACGACAGTTACCGGGTCAACGGCCTGCAGGTGTCATCGTGGGGCACCGAGTGGCCGCTGGAAGTGATGGAACAGGTCGATCTGCTGAAGGGCCCGGGTGGCTTCCTGTACGGCTTCGGCGCTCCCGGCGGCATCGTCAACTACATCACCAAGAAGCCCACCGAAACGCCGCTGTTCTCCGCGCAGCTCGGCTGGCGCGAACAGGGCATCGTCAGCGGCGGGGTCGATGCCGGCGGTCGTTTCGGCAACGAACAGATGTTCGGCTACCGCTTCAATGCCTTCCAGGAAAAGGGCGAAACCTTCAATGGCGGGCACATCGACCGCAAGGTCGGTGCACTGTCGCTGGATGCGCGCCTCAGCGATGCACTCACCTGGAGCGTCGATGGCGTGTTCCAGTCGCGCGACCTGCGCGAGGAATCGCCGCAGTACTACTTCCGCGACCTGACCTCGCCCCCCCGGCCGATCGCCGGCGATATCGACAACAGTGTGCCGGGGACCTACTACGACACCCGCTCCAGCCTGCTGTCGACCACGCTGGACTGGCAGATCAACAGTGACTGGAAAGCCAGCCTGAGCTATGGCGTCACCACCTCGTGGAACGACGTCAACAAGATCTTCGCCTATATCGACGATCCCAACGGCGACTATGACGTCAACGTCTACGAGCTGGGCGGCAAGAGCGAATGGAAGCTGGCCCAGGCCCTGCTGCAGGGCAGCTTCCGCACCGGCCCGCTGCGGCACCAGCTGGTGGCCGGGGTCAGCCACCAGACCGGGCTCGGCTGGGACCGCCCGTACGAGTGGAACCTGATCGGTCGCGCCAACCTCTACCAGCGCCATGCGATCCGCCACGATGCGGTCGGCTCGCGGGTGATGACCCGCGGCGATGAAACCGTGCAGCAGGCGGTGTTCGCCAGCGATACCGTCGATCTCGGCAGCGGCTGGTCGGTGCTGGCCGGCTGGCGCTACAACGACTTCGAAACCAAGGGCCGCTACCACACCTACCCGGTCACCCCGACCTATGCGCTGATGTTCAAGCCCAGCGAGGCGGTCACCCTTTACGCCAGCTACATCGAATCGCTGGAAGCCGGCAGCCGCGTCGGCAACAGCTACATCAATGCCGGCGACGTGCTGGACCCGACCATCAGCAAGCAGTACGAAATCGGTGCCAAGGTCGAGGCGGCGCGCTGGAACGCGAACCTGGCTGCCTTCCGGCTGGAGCGCGGCGCCAACATCGATGAGCTGACCGACGCCGGCAGGCGCCTGGTGCAGGATGGCATCACCCTGTATGAAGGTGTCGAGGCCAGTGCCGAGCTGCATCTGAGTGACGCGCTGAGCGTCGGCGGCGGCGTCACCTGGCTGGACCCGACCTACGACAAGCTGTCCCCGGCCAGTGCGGCGCAGGAAGGCAACCGCACCGCCGGCGCGGCGCGCTGGAGCGGTGTGCTGCATGCCACCTACCAGCTGCCGTGGGTGGATGGCCTGGAAACCTATGCCGCCGTGCGCTACTACGGCGATGTCTGGTACGACGCCGACAACACCCTCAAGCTGCCCGACTACACGCTGGTGAATGCGGGCATCGGCTATCGCCTGCTGGCCTCCGGGCACCCGGTGACCCTGCGTGCCAGCGTGGAGAACCTGGCCAACCGCAGGTACTGGTCCAACGCCGGTGTCGGCCTGCCACGCACCTTCGCGCTCAGCGTGCGTTTCGACATGTAA
- the ampE gene encoding regulatory signaling modulator protein AmpE, which yields MFTTLVAVLVALALGHVAPAAAASLRRFDGFRRWLGWLDAHGGRVWQGPAGVALAIVPPLLVLGLLAWALRGVLFGLPGLLLGVAVLAWCWGPRDLDRDIEAVIDADDAATRQAAVRNLQAAGGSLRDDIPSLVEATVFNALRRWFAVLFWFLLLGPVGALGYRLLALMAESPMRARVPVEPLALAQRLLGWIEWPVAQLMAFSMALVGNFDTAWKAWRQAHGEQLAGGIGFLGAVARASVNAELREDAHDYTEAGLLPVWQRLPDLRDAMSLVWRMLLLWLAVLALLVIAGWVT from the coding sequence ATGTTCACCACCCTGGTTGCCGTGCTGGTGGCACTGGCCTTGGGCCATGTCGCCCCGGCCGCTGCAGCATCGCTGCGCCGTTTCGACGGCTTCCGGCGTTGGCTGGGCTGGCTGGACGCGCACGGTGGCCGTGTCTGGCAGGGGCCCGCCGGCGTAGCGCTGGCGATCGTGCCGCCGCTGCTGGTGCTGGGCCTGCTGGCGTGGGCGCTGCGGGGGGTACTGTTCGGGCTGCCGGGTCTGCTGCTGGGCGTTGCGGTGCTGGCCTGGTGCTGGGGGCCGCGTGACCTCGACCGTGATATCGAAGCGGTCATCGACGCCGACGATGCAGCGACACGGCAGGCCGCCGTGCGCAACCTGCAGGCGGCCGGCGGCAGCCTGCGTGACGACATCCCCTCGCTGGTCGAGGCGACCGTGTTCAACGCGCTGCGCCGTTGGTTCGCGGTGCTGTTCTGGTTCCTGCTGCTGGGCCCGGTGGGTGCGCTGGGGTACCGGCTGCTGGCGCTGATGGCCGAGAGCCCGATGCGCGCGCGCGTGCCGGTGGAGCCGTTGGCGCTGGCGCAGCGGCTGCTGGGCTGGATCGAATGGCCGGTGGCGCAGCTGATGGCGTTCTCGATGGCGCTGGTCGGCAACTTCGACACGGCCTGGAAGGCGTGGCGGCAGGCCCACGGGGAACAGCTGGCCGGCGGCATCGGCTTCCTCGGCGCGGTGGCACGGGCCAGCGTCAACGCCGAGTTGCGCGAGGATGCGCATGACTACACCGAGGCAGGCCTGTTGCCGGTATGGCAGCGGCTGCCGGACCTGCGCGACGCGATGAGCCTGGTGTGGCGGATGCTGCTGCTGTGGCTGGCGGTGCTGGCGCTGCTGGTGATTGCCGGCTGGGTGACCTGA
- the erpA gene encoding iron-sulfur cluster insertion protein ErpA: protein MSTLVSLPGTAPVAAPDYQSLDRPLNFTEAAAAKVKDLIQDEGNPGLALRVYIEGGGCSGFQYGFEFDENRAEDDLAVQTSGVTLLVDPLSLQYLMGAEVDYTESLTGAQFVIRNPNAKTTCGCGSSFSM from the coding sequence ATGAGCACGCTAGTTTCCCTGCCCGGCACCGCGCCGGTTGCCGCGCCCGATTACCAGTCGCTGGACCGGCCGCTGAACTTCACCGAAGCCGCTGCGGCCAAGGTCAAGGACCTGATCCAGGACGAGGGCAACCCCGGCCTGGCGCTGCGCGTGTACATCGAAGGCGGCGGCTGCTCGGGGTTCCAGTATGGGTTCGAGTTCGATGAGAACCGTGCCGAGGATGACCTCGCCGTGCAGACCAGCGGGGTCACCCTGCTGGTCGATCCGCTCAGCCTGCAGTACCTGATGGGCGCTGAAGTGGACTACACCGAAAGCCTGACCGGTGCGCAGTTCGTGATCCGCAATCCGAACGCCAAGACCACCTGCGGCTGCGGCAGCAGTTTCAGCATGTAA
- a CDS encoding MFS transporter — MSGHNQFALLRQRRFLPFFIVQGLGAFNDNVYRQAIIGLLFYLGVAESERTLYTNLAPALFILPYFLFSALAGQVAEKLEKSRLIVITTSMEIVIMSLAAVGFLTESLPVLLVALFCTGLQSTLFGPVKYSVLPSVLRPEELTGGNGLVEMGTSMSILTGMIVGGLVFTLAGTHGPIVAATAVIALAVCGNLAARMIPKVDAGAPDLKINWNPIPESLAVLRMARRQKPVRNAILGVSWFWFVGTVLTAQLPSYAVTHLGGEPTLYIFALALFSVGTGVGSLLCEKLSARTVEIGLVPLGAFGMTAFLLDLYFARAGEATAQGLSVGQFVHQAGSVRIIIDLLGIGLFTGFFVVPLFALIQSRTPKSEMSRVFAALNIQNSGFIVAAAVLGLLAQRLLGWSIPQLFLALAIANALVAIYIFTIVPEFLMRFLSWVMVRTLYRLRPQGIEDNVPDEGAALLVCNHVSYMDALILSATIPRPVRFVMYYKIFNIPVMRWIFRTAKAIPIAGAREDPALMQRAFDEIDAALAEGELVCIFPEGALTRDGQIAPFKSGVEKILERRPVPVVPMALRGMWSSMWSRRDTRLGRMRVPRRFRATIEVVAGPGVEGRSTDAARLEAQVRALRGDHA; from the coding sequence ATGTCCGGTCACAACCAGTTCGCCCTGCTGCGCCAGCGCCGTTTCCTGCCGTTCTTCATCGTGCAGGGCCTGGGAGCCTTCAACGACAACGTCTACCGGCAGGCGATCATCGGCCTGCTGTTCTATCTCGGCGTTGCTGAAAGCGAGCGCACGCTCTACACCAACCTGGCACCGGCACTGTTCATCCTGCCGTACTTCCTGTTCTCCGCGCTGGCCGGCCAGGTGGCCGAGAAGCTGGAGAAATCACGGCTGATCGTCATCACCACCTCGATGGAGATCGTGATCATGTCGCTGGCGGCGGTGGGGTTCCTCACCGAGAGCCTGCCGGTGCTGCTGGTCGCGTTGTTCTGCACCGGCCTGCAATCCACGCTGTTCGGGCCGGTGAAGTACTCGGTGCTGCCCTCGGTGCTGCGGCCGGAAGAACTGACCGGTGGCAACGGCCTGGTCGAGATGGGCACCTCGATGTCGATCCTGACCGGCATGATCGTCGGCGGCCTGGTGTTCACCCTGGCCGGCACGCACGGCCCGATCGTCGCCGCCACCGCGGTCATTGCCCTGGCTGTCTGCGGCAACCTGGCCGCACGCATGATTCCCAAGGTCGATGCCGGCGCGCCGGACCTGAAGATCAACTGGAATCCGATCCCGGAATCGCTGGCCGTGCTGCGCATGGCGCGTCGGCAGAAGCCGGTGCGCAATGCCATCCTCGGCGTGTCCTGGTTCTGGTTCGTCGGCACCGTGCTGACCGCGCAGCTGCCGTCGTATGCCGTCACCCATCTGGGCGGCGAACCAACCCTGTACATCTTCGCGCTGGCGCTGTTCTCGGTGGGCACCGGCGTCGGTTCGCTGCTGTGCGAGAAGCTGTCGGCGCGCACCGTCGAGATCGGCCTGGTGCCGCTGGGCGCGTTCGGCATGACCGCATTCCTGCTCGACCTGTACTTCGCACGCGCCGGTGAAGCCACCGCGCAGGGCCTGTCGGTCGGCCAGTTCGTGCACCAGGCCGGCAGCGTGCGCATCATCATCGACCTGCTCGGCATCGGCCTGTTCACCGGCTTCTTCGTGGTGCCGCTGTTCGCGTTGATCCAGAGCCGCACGCCGAAATCGGAGATGTCGCGGGTGTTCGCCGCGCTCAACATCCAGAACTCCGGCTTCATCGTTGCCGCTGCCGTGCTGGGCCTGCTTGCGCAGCGCCTGCTGGGCTGGAGCATTCCGCAGCTGTTCCTGGCGTTGGCCATCGCCAATGCGCTGGTGGCGATCTACATCTTCACCATCGTCCCCGAATTCCTGATGCGCTTCCTCAGCTGGGTGATGGTGCGCACGCTGTACCGCCTGCGACCGCAGGGCATTGAAGACAACGTGCCCGACGAGGGCGCTGCGCTGCTGGTCTGCAACCACGTCAGCTACATGGATGCGCTGATCCTGTCGGCGACGATCCCGCGCCCGGTCCGCTTCGTCATGTACTACAAGATCTTCAACATCCCGGTGATGCGCTGGATCTTCCGCACGGCCAAGGCGATTCCGATTGCGGGTGCGCGCGAGGACCCCGCGTTGATGCAGCGCGCGTTCGATGAGATCGATGCGGCGCTGGCCGAAGGCGAGCTGGTATGCATCTTCCCCGAGGGCGCGCTTACCCGCGATGGGCAGATCGCCCCGTTCAAGTCCGGGGTCGAGAAGATCCTGGAGCGCCGCCCGGTGCCGGTGGTGCCGATGGCACTGCGCGGCATGTGGTCGAGCATGTGGAGCCGGCGCGACACCCGGCTGGGCCGCATGCGCGTGCCGCGGCGCTTCCGGGCCACGATCGAGGTGGTCGCCGGCCCCGGCGTGGAGGGCCGCAGCACCGACGCGGCGCGCCTGGAAGCACAGGTCCGGGCGCTGCGCGGCGACCACGCCTGA
- a CDS encoding DUF2752 domain-containing protein, whose amino-acid sequence MRSFQLPRWSWLALPPALAIAGGGAWLLYRIDPNGTDSPFPPCAFRAVTGFYCVGCGGTRCAHALLHGDLATAWSMNPLLVILVALLPFVAAWWMGYRPRWLQPLMQLLQKPAFWLTLLPLFWIARNLPWPPFTSLAPL is encoded by the coding sequence ATGCGCTCGTTCCAGCTCCCCCGCTGGAGCTGGCTCGCGTTGCCGCCGGCGCTTGCAATCGCCGGCGGCGGCGCGTGGTTGCTGTACCGGATCGACCCGAACGGCACCGACAGCCCGTTCCCGCCCTGCGCCTTCCGCGCGGTGACCGGTTTCTACTGCGTCGGCTGCGGCGGTACCCGCTGCGCGCATGCACTGCTGCACGGGGACCTGGCAACCGCGTGGTCGATGAATCCGCTGCTGGTCATCCTGGTCGCACTGCTGCCCTTTGTGGCGGCATGGTGGATGGGCTATCGGCCGCGCTGGCTGCAGCCACTGATGCAGCTGCTGCAGAAACCGGCGTTCTGGCTGACCCTGCTGCCCCTGTTCTGGATTGCCCGCAACCTGCCATGGCCACCCTTCACGTCGCTGGCGCCGCTCTAG
- a CDS encoding HEAT repeat domain-containing protein yields the protein MDCRVDFTRGIEQHLLSPGGSLAGCIGMLRREELIAWMRSCILEELCGHGQPSQEAFAVTLAQGPSWQLKVVQQSINTRFLYTQPFELIVMPLNGALTVDAYQIDRPPALAEGSRIQHQGRSVLEPGTALLCGASGTVHDLRIQQPTLVAKLIGAVREPLQWMIDRGSGEVIQAISSSPVHSELEIMARTLGALRDGGADTLASLATHESHFVRWSAIQAMGRVDAQQALQLLDHARTDAHPQIRQSASSVLARHAQARS from the coding sequence ATGGACTGCAGGGTAGATTTCACCCGGGGGATCGAACAGCACCTGCTCTCGCCTGGCGGCTCGCTGGCGGGCTGCATCGGCATGCTGCGGCGGGAGGAGCTGATCGCGTGGATGCGCAGCTGCATCCTTGAAGAACTCTGCGGCCACGGGCAACCCAGTCAGGAAGCGTTCGCCGTCACCCTGGCGCAGGGCCCTTCGTGGCAGTTGAAGGTGGTCCAGCAATCGATCAATACGCGGTTCCTGTACACGCAGCCGTTCGAACTGATTGTCATGCCGTTGAACGGCGCCCTGACAGTGGATGCCTATCAGATCGACCGCCCTCCGGCACTGGCCGAAGGGAGCCGGATCCAGCATCAGGGGCGCAGCGTGCTTGAACCGGGAACTGCCCTGCTCTGCGGTGCATCCGGCACTGTCCACGATCTGCGCATCCAGCAGCCCACGCTGGTGGCCAAGCTGATCGGCGCGGTACGCGAGCCGCTGCAATGGATGATCGACCGCGGGAGCGGCGAGGTCATCCAGGCCATTTCATCCAGCCCGGTGCACTCCGAGCTGGAGATCATGGCCCGCACGCTGGGCGCGCTGCGCGACGGCGGCGCCGACACCCTGGCCAGTCTTGCCACCCATGAGAGTCATTTCGTGCGCTGGTCCGCAATCCAGGCGATGGGCCGTGTCGACGCACAGCAAGCGCTGCAGCTGCTCGATCACGCCCGCACCGATGCGCACCCACAGATCCGGCAAAGCGCCAGCAGCGTGCTGGCCCGCCATGCACAGGCGCGTTCCTGA
- a CDS encoding SDR family NAD(P)-dependent oxidoreductase, translated as MKIELSGRTALVTASTAGIGLAIAQGLAVAGARVILNDRSTGSVERARQHLLASVPGADVLGIAADLSDAAGVDTLLAGLPRVDILVNNAGIFGPEDFFDTDDATWEQYWQTNVMSGVRLSRALLPAMVDAGWGRVLFISSESARNIPADMIHYGVSKTAQLSLSRGLAKRVAGSGVTVNAVLPGPTLSDGFAAMFEEERARSGKPLEQIGREFVMAHRPASVIQRAATVEEVANMVVYLASPQASATSGAALRVDGGVVDDIV; from the coding sequence ATGAAGATCGAACTCAGCGGTCGCACCGCGCTGGTCACCGCCTCCACCGCCGGCATCGGCCTGGCCATTGCCCAGGGCCTCGCGGTCGCCGGCGCACGCGTCATCCTCAACGACCGCAGCACCGGCAGCGTCGAGCGCGCACGCCAGCACCTGCTCGCCTCCGTACCGGGTGCCGACGTGCTCGGCATCGCCGCCGACCTCTCGGATGCCGCCGGTGTCGATACGCTGCTGGCCGGCCTGCCCAGGGTCGACATCCTGGTCAACAATGCCGGCATCTTCGGCCCGGAGGATTTCTTCGACACCGACGACGCCACCTGGGAACAGTACTGGCAGACCAACGTGATGTCCGGCGTGCGGCTGTCGCGCGCGCTGCTGCCGGCGATGGTCGACGCCGGCTGGGGCCGGGTGCTGTTCATCTCCTCCGAATCGGCACGCAACATTCCGGCCGACATGATCCACTACGGGGTCAGCAAGACCGCGCAGCTGTCGTTGTCGCGCGGCCTGGCCAAGCGCGTGGCCGGCAGCGGGGTCACTGTCAATGCGGTGCTGCCCGGCCCTACCCTGTCCGATGGCTTTGCCGCGATGTTCGAGGAGGAACGCGCGCGCTCCGGAAAGCCGCTGGAACAGATCGGCCGCGAGTTCGTGATGGCCCATCGCCCGGCCTCGGTCATCCAGCGTGCGGCAACGGTCGAGGAAGTGGCCAATATGGTGGTCTATCTCGCCTCGCCGCAGGCGTCGGCCACCTCCGGCGCCGCCCTGCGCGTGGATGGTGGCGTGGTCGACGATATCGTCTGA
- the yccS gene encoding YccS family putative transporter, with protein MSARESRLSRLWAHEKASYGLRVFIALTAALAVCWHLDALTALPGVFLGIIASAIAETDDNAWGRTKAVLLSLLCFCIAAASVIWLFPWPWIFIAALALSTFGLTLLGALGERYASIAQATVTLAIYTMIGLEQHGARDLHSALDAVSHLLAGAVWYGLLSILWTALFANRPVRERVARLYVELGRYLQLKAALFEPVREADLQRRQLDLAEQNRRVVGALNEAKAAILARFGRSGRPGVNSGLYLRLYYMAQDFHERASSSHYPYGALVDAFFHSDVLYRCQRLLDLQGQACARLGEAIRLRRPFVYGEANQQAGRDLADALGYLRGQQRPQWQRLLGSLDLLVHNLRSIERRLLDAERSDASLDNVDTRLRDSNPHTLREMGVRLRQQLTPGSVLFRHGLRMALALIAGFVAIRLFDAQNGSWVLLTIVFVCRPNFGATRQRLAQRIVGTLAGLVLTWALLQLFPRLEVQLLIALLSALLFFFTRTDRYLVASAAITVMALTCFNLIGDGFVLIVPRMVDTVLGCAIAAAAAFLILPDWQGRQLHRVLARVLETAARYLESVLGQYRSGMRDDLAYRIARRDMHNADAALSTALSNMLREPGHVRRNLDAGFHFLALSNTLLGHLSALGAHRDQVDSYAGDPLALAAGERVRSALQQLAAALAAQQPVAEDHNDADRAVAAELEQLDDSMPPKLQLIRTQMALVLRLLPKIRAAANGAVQGLT; from the coding sequence ATGTCCGCACGCGAATCCCGCCTCAGCCGCCTGTGGGCGCACGAAAAGGCCAGCTATGGCCTGCGGGTGTTCATCGCCCTGACCGCGGCGCTGGCCGTGTGCTGGCATCTGGATGCGCTGACCGCATTGCCCGGCGTGTTCCTCGGCATCATCGCCAGCGCCATCGCCGAGACCGACGACAACGCGTGGGGCCGTACCAAGGCGGTCCTGCTGTCACTGCTGTGCTTCTGCATCGCAGCGGCCTCGGTGATCTGGCTGTTCCCCTGGCCGTGGATCTTCATCGCCGCGCTGGCGCTGTCCACCTTCGGCCTGACCCTGCTGGGCGCGCTGGGCGAGCGCTATGCCTCGATCGCCCAGGCCACGGTGACGCTGGCCATCTACACCATGATCGGCCTGGAGCAGCACGGCGCGCGCGATCTCCACAGCGCGCTGGATGCGGTCAGCCACCTGCTGGCCGGTGCCGTCTGGTACGGACTGCTGTCGATCCTGTGGACCGCACTGTTTGCCAACCGGCCGGTGCGCGAACGGGTCGCCCGCCTGTACGTGGAGCTGGGCCGCTACCTGCAGCTGAAGGCCGCGCTGTTTGAGCCGGTGCGTGAAGCCGACCTGCAGCGCCGCCAGCTGGACCTGGCCGAGCAGAACCGCCGCGTGGTCGGCGCACTGAACGAAGCAAAGGCGGCGATCCTGGCCCGTTTCGGCCGCTCCGGCCGGCCCGGGGTGAATTCCGGCCTGTACCTGCGCCTGTACTACATGGCACAGGATTTCCACGAACGCGCCAGTTCCTCCCACTATCCGTACGGCGCGCTGGTCGATGCGTTCTTCCACAGCGACGTCCTGTACCGCTGCCAGCGCCTGCTCGACCTGCAGGGGCAGGCCTGCGCACGACTGGGCGAAGCGATCCGCCTGCGCCGCCCGTTCGTCTACGGCGAGGCCAACCAGCAGGCCGGCCGCGACCTGGCCGATGCGCTGGGCTATCTGCGTGGCCAGCAGCGGCCGCAGTGGCAGCGCCTGCTCGGCTCGCTGGACCTGCTGGTGCACAACCTGCGCAGCATCGAGCGCCGCCTGCTGGACGCCGAACGTTCCGACGCCAGCCTGGACAACGTCGACACCCGCCTGCGCGACAGCAACCCGCACACGCTGCGCGAGATGGGCGTGCGCCTGCGCCAGCAGCTCACCCCGGGCTCGGTGCTGTTCCGCCACGGCCTGCGCATGGCACTGGCGCTGATCGCCGGCTTTGTTGCGATCCGCCTGTTCGATGCACAGAACGGCTCCTGGGTCCTGCTGACCATCGTGTTCGTGTGCCGGCCAAATTTCGGCGCCACCCGCCAGCGTCTGGCCCAGCGCATCGTCGGCACGCTGGCCGGCCTGGTGCTGACCTGGGCGCTGCTGCAGCTGTTCCCGCGGCTGGAAGTACAGCTGCTGATCGCGCTGCTGTCGGCCCTGCTGTTCTTCTTCACCCGCACCGACCGCTACCTGGTGGCATCGGCGGCGATCACGGTGATGGCACTGACCTGCTTCAACCTGATCGGCGACGGCTTCGTGCTGATCGTGCCGCGCATGGTCGATACGGTCCTGGGCTGCGCGATCGCCGCGGCGGCCGCCTTCCTGATCCTGCCGGACTGGCAGGGGCGGCAGCTGCACCGGGTGCTGGCGCGGGTGCTGGAGACCGCCGCGCGCTACCTGGAATCGGTGCTGGGCCAGTACCGCAGCGGCATGCGCGATGATCTGGCCTACCGCATCGCACGCCGCGACATGCACAACGCCGACGCGGCGCTGTCCACCGCGCTGTCGAACATGCTGCGCGAGCCCGGGCACGTGCGCCGCAACCTCGATGCCGGTTTCCACTTCCTGGCGCTGTCCAACACCCTGCTCGGCCACCTGTCTGCGCTTGGGGCACACCGTGACCAGGTGGACAGCTACGCCGGTGACCCGCTGGCGCTGGCCGCCGGCGAGCGCGTGCGCAGCGCCCTGCAGCAGCTGGCTGCCGCCCTTGCCGCGCAGCAGCCGGTGGCGGAGGACCACAACGATGCCGACCGTGCGGTCGCTGCGGAACTGGAACAGCTCGATGACAGCATGCCGCCCAAGCTGCAGCTGATCCGCACACAGATGGCGCTGGTGCTGCGGCTGTTGCCGAAGATTCGAGCGGCGGCCAATGGGGCGGTGCAGGGCCTGACCTGA